The region GATTTACATTGTTTGAAAGTAACAGAAGTCACAGTCTGTATTTCAGATCCACTCAGAACCCTTTATGACTCCATAtttgctgctactactgctgctgctgcctctgtctGCGTCTGCCTTACTTGAGGGGTGTTTGGAGGCCTGCCGGTGTTTACGTTCATGATGAAGCTTGCTGTGGCTATTACTCTGGCTCTGTGGCTGGCTGTAGGTCTGATTGTCAGCCTCCAGCCTGTTCTGAGGCTGACGGATGTCCTTATTAACACCTCTGGGGGCATCTCCCATCTTTGCTCTGCACAGGTTTTCATCATTATTGGTGCAATGCTGACGCTCCTCTTGGGCAATGTTCACGTGGTTCTGCCGACACGCCATTTTGGCATTGGTGAGATCAGTGATGGGTAGTGGTTGGTCGTGGTGCCCCGTGGATACCAGAGGAGGCTTGATGGCGATGTTGTACCCAGGTGGAGCTGATGGTGCATTCCAAGAAAAAGGGTAGCTGCTATAATCCTCTCCGCTCAATCCTGCATCATTAAGAGCTCCTTGTCCACGCGTCAGCCCGTACAGCTCGTCATCATGGAGCTGCACCCGGCGGGAGCGTAGGATCTCACAGATAGTACCTATGCCCAGGTGAAGCATCTCCCATATGTTGAGTGCCAGACAGAGCAGGGAGACTGTGTAcatgatgaggaggaagatTGTTTTCTCAGTGGGCCGTGACACAAAGCAGTCCACGCTGTGAGGGCAGGGCAGGTCTGAGCACACGTAGGAAGCGGGCACAGCAAACCCATACAGGGCATACTGTCCACACAAGAAAGCCACCTCCAGCAAGGAGCGGGCCAAGAGCTGAAGCACATAAATCCGCATCAGTCCATCCTCTTTGATACGCTGGCGCCCGTCATGGCGCGCCTTGACATT is a window of Siniperca chuatsi isolate FFG_IHB_CAS linkage group LG20, ASM2008510v1, whole genome shotgun sequence DNA encoding:
- the LOC122867192 gene encoding gap junction gamma-1 protein-like, whose product is MSWSFLTRLLEEIHNHSTFVGKIWLTVLIVFRIVLTAVGGESIYYDEQTKFVCNSGQPGCENVCYDAFAPLSHVRFWVFQIILVSAPSLMYLGYAVNKIAHAEEQADSGGVSGFSRRKPKKHYLAGRKQHRGTEEAEDDQEEDPMIYEMAEVESNSGGAAKQNSGDRQVNVKARHDGRQRIKEDGLMRIYVLQLLARSLLEVAFLCGQYALYGFAVPASYVCSDLPCPHSVDCFVSRPTEKTIFLLIMYTVSLLCLALNIWEMLHLGIGTICEILRSRRVQLHDDELYGLTRGQGALNDAGLSGEDYSSYPFSWNAPSAPPGYNIAIKPPLVSTGHHDQPLPITDLTNAKMACRQNHVNIAQEERQHCTNNDENLCRAKMGDAPRGVNKDIRQPQNRLEADNQTYSQPQSQSNSHSKLHHERKHRQASKHPSSKADADRGSSSSSSSKYGVIKGSEWI